From Rubrivirga sp. SAORIC476, a single genomic window includes:
- a CDS encoding ECF-type sigma factor has translation MTATLPLPAEAPPALPVPSAPPDGIDDETLDIDVARLLDVVGHRPDAPENGARVYEQLRRMASVHRLRYMGTPSVCTTALVHEAYLKLARSSMAFRSRAHYMMTLSRAMRQVLLTYAEARCTQKRGGGRRPLSLDETAAVVVTDTEAAEIAGIGEALKRLERVDARGARVVECRFFAGLTVDETAATLGLSPATVTRCWRSVRVWLYRELTAEA, from the coding sequence ATGACTGCTACCCTGCCCCTCCCCGCAGAGGCGCCCCCGGCGCTTCCGGTCCCGTCCGCCCCTCCCGACGGGATCGACGACGAGACGCTCGACATCGACGTCGCCCGCCTGCTCGACGTCGTCGGCCACCGCCCGGACGCGCCCGAGAACGGCGCCCGCGTCTACGAGCAGCTTCGCCGGATGGCGAGCGTCCACCGGCTCCGCTACATGGGCACGCCGTCGGTCTGCACGACCGCGCTCGTCCACGAGGCGTACCTCAAGCTGGCCCGCTCCTCGATGGCCTTCCGGAGCCGCGCCCACTACATGATGACGCTCTCGCGCGCCATGCGGCAGGTGCTCCTGACGTACGCCGAGGCGCGCTGCACGCAGAAGCGCGGCGGCGGGCGGCGGCCGCTGTCGCTCGACGAGACGGCCGCGGTCGTGGTCACCGACACCGAGGCCGCCGAGATCGCGGGCATCGGCGAGGCGTTGAAGCGACTCGAACGGGTCGACGCCCGCGGCGCTCGCGTGGTCGAGTGCCGCTTCTTCGCGGGCCTCACCGTCGATGAGACCGCCGCCACGCTCGGCCTCTCGCCCGCCACCGTGACCCGCTGCTGGCGGTCGGTGCGCGTCTGGCTGTACCGCGAACTGACGGCCGAGGCCTGA
- a CDS encoding DUF2993 domain-containing protein, with translation MRLLSPLLVAALAAVLLTGCDLSGRVEAEIEAALPEALGPADSYDATVEGLRLGDGTAEAVQVVGRRVAREDAPVVDRLDIDLRGVAFDRSTRRLTRVESARGTARLLPSDLSAYLGTQRGVADARLTLAAPDRMTIRLEGTLQGVRIPVGAEVRGRLVARGGVVDLEVESVRAAGIGLGGTLARAVSQQINPVVDLTDEDLPLRVTSVRVAEGALVMEATGDPTGMELRRAR, from the coding sequence ATGCGCCTGCTCTCCCCCCTCCTCGTGGCCGCGCTGGCGGCCGTCCTCCTGACCGGCTGCGACCTCTCGGGTCGCGTCGAGGCCGAGATCGAAGCGGCGCTCCCGGAGGCGCTGGGCCCGGCCGACTCCTACGACGCCACCGTCGAGGGCCTCCGCCTCGGAGACGGGACAGCCGAGGCGGTGCAGGTGGTCGGGCGACGGGTGGCGCGCGAGGACGCGCCGGTCGTGGACCGCCTCGACATCGACCTGCGGGGCGTGGCCTTCGACCGCAGCACGCGGCGGCTGACACGCGTCGAGAGCGCCCGCGGAACGGCCCGCCTCCTCCCGTCCGACCTGTCGGCCTACCTCGGCACCCAGCGCGGCGTCGCGGACGCGCGCCTGACGCTGGCCGCGCCGGACCGCATGACGATCCGGCTGGAGGGCACGCTCCAGGGCGTCCGCATCCCCGTGGGGGCGGAGGTGCGGGGGCGGCTCGTGGCCCGCGGCGGCGTGGTGGACCTGGAGGTCGAGAGTGTCCGCGCGGCCGGGATCGGGCTGGGCGGGACGCTGGCGCGGGCGGTCTCCCAGCAGATCAACCCCGTGGTGGACCTGACGGACGAGGACCTGCCGCTCCGGGTGACGAGCGTCCGCGTGGCGGAAGGGGCGCTCGTGATGGAAGCGACCGGTGACCCGACCGGGATGGAACTCCGGCGGGCGCGCTGA
- a CDS encoding nuclease, translating into MTRVLLLVLAFAASASASTDPPTPRWGEHGHRLIGRAATDALPDAMPSFFRDAAEQLSYLNPEPDRWRSRTEGDLDRALGNAGAAEHYIDLELVPDSALHATDRLAFADSLVAHGERSGKVGLLPYVILELTQRIRIGFRLWRAAETDQERAWIEARILNDAGILGHYVADGANPHHTTIHFNGWAGDDGRFATLERGIHYRFESAYVESHIALPEVEAALTAPTRDLGPLRPAIWDYVATTHELVVPLYELDEAESFGPETTGEAHRAFAVDRLAAGAAMLRDLWWTAWVTSDDEE; encoded by the coding sequence GTGACCCGCGTCCTGCTCCTCGTCCTCGCCTTTGCCGCCTCGGCCTCCGCGTCCACCGACCCGCCCACGCCGCGCTGGGGCGAGCACGGCCACCGCCTCATCGGCCGCGCCGCCACCGACGCCCTCCCGGACGCCATGCCGTCGTTCTTCCGCGACGCCGCCGAGCAGCTGTCCTACCTCAACCCCGAGCCCGACCGCTGGCGCTCCCGCACCGAGGGCGACCTCGACCGCGCCCTCGGCAACGCCGGCGCCGCCGAGCACTACATCGACCTGGAACTGGTCCCGGATAGCGCCCTCCATGCCACCGACCGCCTCGCCTTCGCCGACTCGCTCGTCGCCCACGGCGAGCGCTCCGGGAAGGTGGGCCTGTTGCCCTACGTCATTCTCGAACTGACCCAGCGCATCCGCATCGGCTTCCGCCTGTGGCGTGCGGCCGAGACCGACCAGGAGCGCGCCTGGATCGAGGCCCGCATCCTCAACGACGCCGGCATCCTCGGCCACTACGTCGCCGACGGCGCCAACCCCCACCACACCACCATCCACTTCAACGGGTGGGCGGGGGACGACGGCCGCTTCGCCACCCTGGAGCGCGGCATCCACTACCGGTTCGAGAGCGCCTACGTGGAGTCCCACATCGCCCTCCCGGAGGTCGAGGCCGCGCTCACCGCGCCGACTCGGGACCTCGGGCCTCTGCGCCCCGCCATCTGGGACTACGTCGCCACCACCCACGAGCTCGTCGTGCCGCTCTACGAGCTCGACGAGGCCGAGTCGTTCGGGCCTGAGACGACCGGCGAGGCCCACCGCGCCTTCGCCGTCGACCGCCTCGCCGCGGGGGCCGCGATGCTCCGCGACCTCTGGTGGACCGCCTGGGTCACCAGCGACGACGAGGAGTAG
- a CDS encoding serine/threonine-protein kinase, which translates to MDSQRWSVIDAELARALDLEEDERAAHLATLDDDLRADVERLLAVALADDPLLDHPERVVETLADDGGGVVEGERVGPYRIEALVGEGGMGRVYRAHRADGAFDQTVAVKVVRQSLTLAGSDVAARLRRERELLATLDHPGIARLLDGGETDDGVPYLVTEFVDGEPLTTWADARDLGLRDRVRLMAEVARAVDHAHRRFVVHRDLKPSNVLVTERDGAARPVVLDFGIAKLMEAAGDDGTGAFPLTRTGMRMLTPAYAAPELYEPTTTVTTAADVYGLGALLYELITGRRPHDDHSATGPPTTEPTRPSRVVTEPTDAPLAEPTTRSRMLRGDLDTICLKALHPDPARRYASAADLADDLARHLDGRPVEARPDSLAYVASRFVRRNRVPVVAAAVAVLALVGGLGFSLLSLSAEREALAESEAQAHRAERSAEQATTAAQVLLDIFESANPDVTDGRVLTAREALDLGLERVGALESDPLRGFLLAMLGETYLNLGDAALADSLLTASVSLLDSTTTPPLELGQAYNALARLRGAEGDLRSALSYIDLAHTFASRAVREGGPELTPLDDRNLLLFSVMRDYSWLHTENGDTGAAVDWATRAVEMARGGGAAERNWGHAYQALGDALSADGRHGDAVEALRESVRLTEQSEKPDSSALFYNRNALALALAKDGQGREAVGISRGAVEGIRQLFGISSLRGGEALGILGTIYLLDGQNRAATAYLDSARVVLGGVGLGEIVWTGQRIAELAWARNRLGESAAAEAAARDALRIAEANDDDALRALGRAQLGLALVAQGRRADGRAELRAAEAALAPDDPATRPLLGEVRRALADA; encoded by the coding sequence ATGGACTCCCAACGCTGGAGCGTCATCGACGCCGAACTCGCCCGCGCCCTCGACCTCGAGGAGGACGAGCGAGCCGCCCACCTCGCGACGCTCGACGACGACCTGCGCGCCGACGTCGAGCGCCTGCTGGCGGTGGCCCTCGCTGACGACCCACTCCTCGATCACCCCGAACGGGTCGTCGAGACCCTCGCCGACGACGGGGGGGGCGTGGTGGAGGGCGAGCGGGTCGGGCCGTACCGGATCGAGGCGCTCGTGGGGGAAGGGGGGATGGGACGGGTGTACCGTGCCCACCGGGCCGACGGCGCCTTCGACCAGACCGTCGCCGTCAAGGTTGTCCGCCAGTCGCTGACGCTGGCCGGGTCCGACGTGGCCGCCCGGCTCCGCCGCGAGCGCGAGCTCCTGGCCACGCTGGACCACCCCGGCATCGCGCGCCTCCTTGACGGCGGCGAGACCGACGACGGCGTGCCGTACCTCGTCACCGAGTTCGTCGACGGCGAGCCGCTCACGACCTGGGCCGACGCGCGCGACCTCGGCCTGCGCGACCGCGTGCGGCTGATGGCCGAGGTGGCGCGGGCCGTCGACCACGCGCACCGCCGGTTCGTGGTCCACCGCGACCTCAAGCCGTCCAACGTGCTCGTGACCGAGCGCGACGGCGCGGCGCGGCCGGTGGTCCTAGACTTCGGCATCGCCAAGCTGATGGAAGCGGCCGGGGACGATGGCACCGGCGCGTTCCCGCTCACGCGGACCGGCATGCGGATGCTGACGCCGGCCTACGCGGCGCCCGAACTCTACGAGCCGACGACGACGGTCACGACGGCAGCCGACGTGTACGGCCTCGGCGCGCTCCTCTACGAACTGATCACGGGGCGCCGCCCGCACGACGACCACTCGGCGACGGGCCCGCCGACGACCGAGCCGACCCGGCCCTCGCGCGTGGTCACGGAGCCGACCGACGCGCCGCTGGCGGAGCCGACTACGCGCTCCCGCATGCTCCGCGGCGACCTCGACACGATCTGCCTCAAGGCGCTCCACCCGGACCCCGCCCGGCGCTACGCCTCTGCCGCCGACCTCGCCGACGACCTCGCCCGCCACCTCGACGGCCGCCCCGTCGAGGCCCGGCCGGACTCGCTGGCGTACGTCGCCAGCCGTTTCGTGCGCCGCAACCGGGTGCCCGTCGTCGCAGCGGCCGTCGCCGTGCTTGCGCTCGTCGGCGGGCTCGGGTTTTCGCTGCTCTCTCTCTCAGCGGAGCGCGAGGCGCTTGCTGAGTCGGAGGCGCAAGCGCATCGCGCCGAGCGCTCGGCGGAGCAGGCCACCACGGCGGCGCAGGTGCTCCTGGACATCTTCGAGAGCGCCAATCCAGACGTGACGGATGGCCGCGTGCTCACAGCCCGCGAGGCGCTTGACCTCGGTCTGGAACGCGTCGGTGCTCTGGAATCCGATCCGCTTCGCGGCTTCCTTCTCGCCATGCTCGGGGAGACCTATCTCAACCTGGGCGATGCCGCTCTCGCAGACTCCCTCCTGACCGCGAGCGTCAGCCTTCTCGACTCGACCACGACCCCGCCCTTGGAACTCGGGCAGGCCTACAACGCCCTCGCACGGCTCCGCGGTGCCGAAGGAGATCTCCGCTCCGCGCTCAGCTACATCGACCTTGCGCACACCTTCGCGTCTCGTGCTGTGCGGGAAGGAGGACCAGAACTCACCCCACTGGATGACAGGAATCTCCTCCTCTTCAGCGTGATGCGGGACTACTCGTGGCTCCACACGGAGAACGGGGACACCGGTGCGGCGGTGGACTGGGCAACCCGCGCCGTCGAGATGGCACGGGGAGGGGGCGCTGCCGAGCGAAACTGGGGGCATGCGTACCAGGCCCTCGGCGACGCGCTGAGTGCGGACGGGCGCCACGGCGACGCTGTGGAGGCACTCCGCGAGTCCGTACGCCTCACGGAACAGTCAGAAAAGCCTGACTCCAGCGCGCTGTTCTACAACCGGAATGCCCTCGCGCTGGCGTTGGCAAAAGACGGGCAGGGTCGCGAGGCGGTGGGTATTTCGCGCGGAGCGGTGGAAGGCATCCGTCAGCTTTTCGGAATCTCCAGTCTCCGGGGTGGAGAGGCGTTGGGGATCCTCGGCACGATCTACCTCTTGGATGGTCAGAACCGAGCCGCAACGGCGTACCTGGACTCGGCGCGCGTGGTGCTGGGAGGGGTGGGGCTGGGCGAGATCGTGTGGACCGGACAGCGGATCGCCGAACTCGCCTGGGCGCGGAACCGGCTCGGCGAGTCGGCTGCCGCCGAGGCTGCCGCCCGCGACGCGCTCCGGATCGCCGAGGCCAACGACGACGACGCGCTGCGGGCGCTGGGCCGAGCGCAACTCGGGCTCGCGCTCGTCGCCCAGGGCCGCCGCGCGGACGGCCGCGCCGAGCTCCGGGCCGCCGAGGCCGCGCTGGCCCCCGACGACCCGGCCACGAGACCGCTCCTCGGCGAGGTCCGCCGCGCGCTCGCGGACGCCTGA
- a CDS encoding ECF-type sigma factor, producing MLRAETTALFQAAREGDARAADALFPHVYGELRRLAQARIAGESGVVTVSATGLVHEAYLKLVEGGDWSDRAHFAAVAARAMRQILTDRARARNAAKRGGAARAVTLDADLAGLAETTSEQVLAVDDALEQLAARDARLAELVELRFFGGLEVAEAAEALGISVRTAARDWARAKAHLHDIL from the coding sequence ATGCTTCGTGCCGAGACCACCGCCCTCTTCCAGGCCGCCCGCGAGGGCGACGCACGTGCGGCGGACGCGCTGTTTCCCCACGTCTACGGCGAGCTCCGGCGGCTGGCTCAGGCCCGGATCGCCGGCGAGTCCGGCGTGGTGACCGTCTCGGCGACCGGCCTTGTCCATGAGGCGTACCTCAAGCTGGTCGAGGGGGGCGACTGGTCCGACCGGGCCCACTTTGCGGCCGTCGCGGCACGTGCGATGCGGCAGATCCTGACCGACCGCGCCCGGGCGCGCAACGCAGCCAAGCGGGGGGGCGCCGCCCGCGCGGTCACGCTCGACGCCGACCTGGCCGGCCTCGCGGAGACAACCTCCGAGCAGGTCCTCGCGGTGGACGACGCCCTCGAACAGCTCGCCGCCCGCGACGCCCGCCTGGCCGAGCTGGTCGAACTCCGCTTCTTCGGCGGCCTGGAGGTGGCCGAGGCCGCCGAGGCGCTCGGCATCTCCGTGCGCACGGCCGCCCGCGACTGGGCCCGTGCCAAGGCCCATCTCCACGACATCCTCTGA
- a CDS encoding helix-turn-helix transcriptional regulator, giving the protein MLSRSPDTAFPRLLRPSPAPWSPQANAGVPGRDGRATTRAADPGSEPPSVRATAPDARADGPTAGKPVAVLVGEARRLAPALADAFAVVLTPTAEAAQAAVAADVPGLVVSALRLPDADGLALTAALEADPRTRDVPVVLLSPRACHDRLVVALARGRPTPPDLPHLIADMVGVARERLGDPAFGAVELARAVGLSPRQLRRRVRDATGETPGAFLRRLRLEHAAALLAGGTRCVKEVAHRVGFRSVSGFRAAFRAAFGVAPSAFEGPAPDG; this is encoded by the coding sequence ATGCTCTCCCGGTCGCCCGACACCGCCTTCCCCCGCCTGCTCCGCCCCAGCCCCGCTCCGTGGTCCCCCCAGGCCAACGCGGGGGTGCCGGGCCGCGACGGGCGCGCGACGACTCGGGCGGCCGACCCGGGGAGCGAGCCCCCCTCGGTTCGGGCGACCGCCCCGGACGCCCGCGCCGACGGGCCGACCGCCGGCAAGCCGGTCGCCGTGCTCGTCGGCGAGGCCCGGCGACTGGCGCCCGCGCTGGCCGACGCGTTCGCCGTCGTGCTCACGCCGACCGCCGAGGCGGCCCAGGCCGCCGTGGCCGCCGACGTGCCCGGCCTGGTCGTCTCGGCCCTCCGGCTCCCCGACGCGGACGGCCTGGCGCTCACGGCGGCGCTCGAGGCCGATCCCCGAACGCGCGACGTGCCGGTCGTGCTACTCTCGCCTCGGGCCTGCCACGACCGGCTCGTCGTGGCGCTCGCCCGAGGCCGCCCCACCCCGCCCGACCTCCCCCACCTCATCGCGGACATGGTGGGGGTCGCGCGCGAGCGGCTGGGCGACCCGGCGTTCGGGGCCGTCGAGCTCGCCCGGGCCGTCGGGCTCAGCCCGCGCCAGCTGCGGCGGCGGGTGCGCGACGCCACCGGCGAGACGCCCGGCGCGTTTCTCCGCCGGCTCCGCCTGGAGCACGCCGCAGCGCTCCTGGCCGGCGGCACCCGGTGCGTGAAGGAGGTGGCCCACCGGGTCGGGTTCCGGAGCGTGTCGGGGTTCCGGGCCGCCTTCCGCGCGGCGTTCGGCGTCGCGCCCTCCGCGTTCGAGGGCCCCGCGCCCGACGGCTGA
- a CDS encoding T9SS type A sorting domain-containing protein → MTLRSTLLALAALAALALAPSAAAQNTAYATGLDSPTALAVLADGRVLVAERDADRVSALSPEGARTDFATGLSGPSDLAVLADGRVLVSEADAGRVSALSPEGARTDFAAGLNSPRGLAVLADGRILVAESNAGRVSALSPEGERTDFATGLSAPNGLAVLADGRVLVSEPSAGRVLALSPEGERTDFATGLGQPIGLAVLADGRVLVAEFNFSRVLALSPEGARTDFATGLEGPFALAVLADGRVLVAEFNAGRVSVIGQVDPGPTVFATGLEGPAGLAELTDGRVLVAEYFAGRVSALSPSGERTDFATGLNTPEGLAVLPDGRVLVAEAFASRVSALSPEGERTDFATGLDGPEDLAVLADGRVLVSERFAGRVSALSPTGERTVFATGLDGPEGLAVLPDGRVLVTESNADRVSALSPEGERTDFATGPDGPNSLAVLADGRVLVSERFADRVSALSPEGERTDFATGPDGPSGLAVLADGRVLVAEVGTGQVTVIGQVEVEPEGPVVVAEDLGQPETVLALPDGRIVVSEVDGGRVSFVNPDGTVTPLATGLSRPAGLALFDGRLLVAETQGGRVSSIDLATGARTDFATGLQAPYALIPFSAFGGGVFVSEVDGDRVSILDAQGNRTDYATGLDRPYGLSINSDGQLLIAEAGRNRVSVFDGAQLTSFAAGLGDPRGLLTLPDGNVLVAEVGAGRVSTLTPDGVQIDFVTGLDGPTGLARLANGSVLIAEFGGGRILRVGDDAGGPITVAEQGDAPALPDAPQDARGATTITGEIDDPESADCYAVEVTDVSAFSASTLGGTTVDTDLILFTDGNVAVVANDDADGTLQSRIPAGALDGRGLEAGTYRLCVTVAGANPTNAAGEQIIAVQNQEFEAVRSASAPNGDFTVAAFPVFTGQSGAYQITLTGVGSGAGPVASETAPEAGALALAVWPNPTASRARVAFALAEAGEVEVAVFDALGRRVAVAAEGLRAAGDHEVTLDVAALATGVYVVRVRADGAVSARTLTVVR, encoded by the coding sequence ATGACCCTTCGCTCCACCCTCCTCGCGCTGGCGGCCCTCGCCGCCCTCGCCCTCGCACCTTCCGCCGCGGCCCAGAATACGGCCTACGCCACCGGGCTTGACTCGCCGACCGCCCTCGCCGTGCTGGCCGACGGCCGCGTCTTGGTCGCCGAGCGCGACGCCGACCGGGTCTCGGCGCTCTCGCCCGAGGGCGCGCGGACCGACTTCGCCACCGGGCTCTCCGGGCCGAGCGACCTCGCGGTGCTCGCCGACGGCCGCGTCTTGGTCTCCGAGGCTGACGCCGGCCGAGTCTCGGCGCTCTCGCCCGAGGGCGCGCGGACCGACTTCGCCGCCGGGCTCAACTCGCCGAGAGGCCTCGCGGTGCTCGCCGACGGCCGCATCCTCGTCGCCGAGTCCAACGCCGGCCGGGTCTCGGCGCTCTCGCCCGAGGGCGAGCGGACCGACTTCGCCACCGGGCTCTCCGCGCCGAACGGCCTCGCGGTGCTCGCCGACGGCCGCGTCCTCGTCTCCGAGCCCTCCGCCGGCCGGGTCTTGGCGCTCTCGCCCGAGGGCGAGCGGACCGACTTCGCCACCGGGCTCGGCCAGCCGATCGGCCTCGCGGTGCTCGCCGACGGCCGCGTCCTCGTCGCCGAGTTCAACTTCAGCCGGGTCTTGGCGCTCTCGCCCGAAGGCGCGCGGACCGACTTCGCCACCGGGCTCGAAGGGCCGTTCGCCCTCGCGGTGCTCGCCGACGGCCGCGTCCTCGTCGCCGAGTTCAACGCCGGCCGGGTCTCGGTGATCGGGCAGGTGGACCCCGGCCCGACCGTCTTCGCCACCGGGCTCGAAGGGCCGGCCGGCCTCGCGGAGCTTACCGACGGCCGCGTCCTCGTCGCCGAGTACTTCGCCGGCCGGGTCTCGGCGCTCTCGCCCTCGGGCGAGCGGACCGACTTCGCCACCGGGCTCAACACGCCGGAGGGCCTCGCGGTGCTCCCCGACGGCCGCGTCCTCGTCGCCGAGGCCTTCGCCAGCCGGGTCTCGGCGCTCTCGCCCGAGGGCGAGCGGACCGACTTCGCCACCGGGCTCGACGGGCCGGAGGACCTCGCGGTGCTCGCCGATGGCCGCGTCCTCGTCTCCGAGCGCTTCGCTGGCCGGGTCTCGGCGCTCTCGCCCACGGGCGAGCGGACCGTCTTCGCCACCGGGCTCGACGGGCCGGAGGGCCTCGCGGTGCTCCCCGACGGCCGCGTCCTCGTCACCGAGTCCAACGCCGACCGGGTCTCGGCGCTCTCGCCCGAGGGCGAGCGGACCGACTTCGCCACCGGGCCCGACGGGCCGAACAGCCTCGCGGTGCTCGCCGATGGCCGCGTCCTCGTCTCCGAGCGCTTCGCAGACCGGGTCTCGGCGCTCTCGCCCGAGGGCGAGCGGACCGACTTCGCCACCGGGCCCGACGGGCCGTCCGGCCTCGCGGTGCTCGCCGACGGCCGCGTCTTGGTCGCTGAGGTCGGCACCGGCCAGGTCACGGTGATCGGGCAGGTGGAGGTCGAGCCCGAGGGGCCGGTCGTCGTCGCCGAGGACCTCGGCCAGCCCGAGACCGTCCTCGCCCTCCCCGACGGCCGCATCGTGGTTTCCGAGGTCGACGGTGGCCGGGTCTCGTTCGTCAACCCCGACGGGACCGTCACGCCGCTCGCCACCGGGCTCAGCCGTCCGGCCGGGCTCGCGCTCTTCGACGGCCGCCTCCTGGTGGCCGAGACCCAGGGCGGTCGCGTCTCCTCGATCGACCTTGCCACCGGCGCCCGGACCGACTTCGCGACCGGCCTCCAAGCCCCCTACGCGCTGATCCCGTTCTCGGCCTTCGGCGGCGGCGTCTTCGTTTCCGAGGTCGACGGCGACCGGGTCTCGATCCTGGATGCCCAGGGCAACCGGACCGACTACGCCACCGGCCTCGACCGGCCCTACGGGCTCAGCATCAACTCGGATGGGCAGCTCCTCATCGCTGAGGCGGGCCGGAACCGGGTCTCGGTGTTCGACGGCGCCCAGCTCACCTCGTTCGCCGCCGGGCTCGGAGACCCCCGCGGGCTGCTCACCCTTCCCGATGGCAACGTGCTCGTTGCCGAGGTCGGCGCCGGTCGCGTCTCTACCCTCACCCCCGACGGCGTCCAGATCGACTTCGTGACCGGCCTCGACGGACCGACCGGGCTCGCGCGCCTTGCCAACGGGAGCGTCTTGATCGCCGAGTTCGGCGGCGGCCGCATCCTCCGCGTCGGCGACGACGCAGGCGGCCCGATCACGGTCGCCGAGCAGGGCGACGCCCCGGCGCTGCCCGACGCGCCCCAGGACGCGAGGGGCGCGACGACGATCACCGGTGAGATCGACGACCCCGAGTCGGCCGACTGCTACGCCGTCGAGGTCACCGACGTGAGCGCGTTCAGCGCCTCCACGCTGGGCGGCACCACCGTCGACACCGACCTCATCCTGTTCACCGACGGCAACGTCGCCGTGGTGGCCAACGACGACGCCGACGGCACGTTGCAGTCCCGCATCCCCGCCGGTGCCCTCGACGGCCGCGGCCTGGAGGCCGGCACCTACCGGCTGTGCGTGACGGTCGCGGGCGCCAACCCGACCAACGCGGCGGGCGAGCAGATCATCGCTGTCCAGAACCAAGAATTTGAGGCCGTCCGCTCCGCCTCGGCCCCGAACGGCGACTTCACCGTCGCCGCGTTCCCGGTGTTCACGGGCCAGTCGGGCGCCTACCAGATCACGCTGACGGGCGTCGGGTCGGGCGCCGGGCCGGTCGCGTCCGAGACCGCCCCCGAGGCGGGCGCGCTGGCGCTGGCGGTGTGGCCGAACCCGACCGCCAGCCGGGCGCGCGTGGCGTTCGCGCTCGCCGAGGCGGGCGAGGTCGAGGTGGCCGTGTTCGACGCGCTCGGCCGCCGGGTCGCCGTGGCCGCCGAGGGCCTTCGCGCAGCGGGCGACCACGAGGTGACGCTCGACGTGGCCGCGCTGGCGACGGGCGTCTACGTGGTCCGGGTGCGGGCCGACGGCGCCGTCTCCGCGCGGACGCTCACGGTCGTCCGCTAG
- a CDS encoding CAP domain-containing protein: MTRFLLLLLVAFAALPARAQTPLPVSNAELIRDHLYLSPSGSHFLLFRPDGDLVVVDTDGQIVWGLGGMGVAVQGADRAAMQPDGTLAVYAADGARLWSALADAPGPGAALTISADGDLQIVTEAGPVWSARTGALRPVEGCAPVEDAAGGMLPPGATPAYVAYIACIERLAHDEANRAREAAGLGPLAWSDAFAAVARAHSEDMVRRGYVAHDTPEGLTFSDRMEAASLDCSGRRAENIAGAHAVGLEYVNDADEVVSVEWLPQREVGAAPVVSWMNSPPHRRNLLNPDHHRHAIGVAWDAEAQMYRATQLLCE, translated from the coding sequence ATGACCCGCTTCCTTCTGCTCCTCCTCGTTGCCTTCGCCGCGCTTCCCGCGCGGGCACAGACCCCCCTCCCGGTATCGAACGCGGAGTTGATTCGCGACCACCTCTACCTCTCGCCGAGCGGAAGCCACTTCCTCCTCTTCCGCCCCGACGGAGACCTCGTCGTGGTCGACACCGACGGCCAGATCGTCTGGGGGCTGGGTGGGATGGGCGTCGCGGTCCAGGGCGCCGACCGCGCCGCGATGCAGCCCGACGGCACCCTCGCCGTCTATGCCGCCGACGGCGCGCGCCTCTGGTCGGCGCTCGCGGACGCGCCCGGCCCCGGTGCCGCCCTCACGATCTCGGCCGACGGCGACCTCCAGATCGTCACCGAGGCCGGTCCGGTCTGGTCGGCTCGGACCGGCGCGCTCCGCCCGGTCGAGGGCTGCGCGCCGGTCGAGGACGCCGCAGGCGGGATGCTGCCCCCCGGCGCGACACCGGCCTACGTGGCCTACATCGCGTGCATCGAGCGGCTCGCACACGACGAGGCGAACCGGGCGCGCGAGGCGGCCGGCCTCGGCCCTCTCGCGTGGTCCGACGCGTTCGCCGCCGTCGCCCGAGCCCACAGCGAGGACATGGTCCGCCGGGGCTACGTCGCGCACGACACGCCCGAGGGCCTGACGTTCTCGGACCGGATGGAGGCCGCCAGCCTGGACTGCTCGGGCCGTCGGGCCGAGAACATCGCCGGGGCCCACGCGGTCGGCCTCGAATACGTCAACGACGCCGACGAGGTGGTGTCCGTCGAGTGGCTGCCCCAGCGCGAGGTCGGCGCGGCCCCCGTCGTCTCGTGGATGAACAGCCCGCCGCACCGGCGGAACCTCCTCAACCCCGACCACCACCGTCACGCGATCGGGGTCGCCTGGGACGCCGAGGCGCAGATGTACCGGGCCACGCAACTCCTCTGCGAGTAG